Proteins encoded together in one Caldicellulosiruptor saccharolyticus DSM 8903 window:
- a CDS encoding MraY family glycosyltransferase, which translates to MYFKKKERLLKQNYKGKKIPCGIGIVLGFVSAFYTFFIYYYVSKINFLVIGLSFLAISAVGFIDDIFGDNRSKGFKGHIKRLFNEHELSTGLLKMIVIPFVLFTGILYLTEDMFKAVLYTIFGSLSVNLFNLFDLRPGRCIKALFVFLVLFGFFINWSPFCISLLILLVPIFIGDIKEVFMLGDAGSNLIGYIFFIITSELYSRSLNSIVVWIALLIVAALNLASEYISFSEVIEKNKILKYIDDLGRKN; encoded by the coding sequence ATGTATTTTAAGAAAAAAGAGAGGTTACTCAAACAAAATTATAAAGGTAAAAAAATTCCATGCGGTATTGGTATTGTTTTAGGATTTGTATCGGCTTTTTATACCTTTTTCATATACTATTATGTCTCCAAAATAAATTTTTTAGTTATTGGGTTGAGCTTTTTGGCTATCTCAGCAGTAGGTTTTATTGACGACATATTTGGTGATAATAGAAGCAAAGGATTTAAAGGACATATCAAAAGGCTTTTTAACGAGCATGAGCTTTCAACAGGACTTTTAAAGATGATAGTGATTCCTTTTGTGCTTTTTACAGGGATCTTATATCTTACAGAGGATATGTTTAAAGCAGTTTTGTACACAATCTTTGGATCGCTTTCTGTGAACCTGTTTAATCTATTTGATTTGCGACCTGGCAGGTGTATAAAGGCACTGTTTGTTTTCTTAGTACTCTTTGGATTTTTTATTAATTGGAGTCCTTTTTGCATTTCACTTTTGATTTTATTGGTGCCTATTTTTATTGGTGATATAAAAGAAGTGTTTATGTTGGGTGATGCAGGTTCAAATTTGATAGGATATATATTTTTTATAATTACAAGTGAACTTTATAGCAGAAGCTTGAACAGTATTGTGGTGTGGATAGCATTACTTATTGTAGCGGCTTTGAATTTGGCCTCTGAATATATTTCATTTTCAGAGGTTATCGAAAAAAATAAGATATTAAAGTATATTGATGACCTTGGAAGAAAAAATTAA
- a CDS encoding glycosyltransferase family 2 protein — MAVVIPTYNPPRSFYELIEMVGSFSFVDRVIVIDDGSKEKINVSNEKCILLRHGENKGKGAALKTAFDYLKNEKCDKVVLLDSDLKVDKKSMEKFLKNVFLNGNKVVIGYPINVKKRGFGVVKAFAKFVVKFYTGRTVEYSLSGQRIIPFSAIDEIKYIPKRYGIEVSTLIDFLKKGYEIVEIPFNFTHDEKGKSVRDLLHKLHQLKDIFIVFITKWWRL, encoded by the coding sequence GTGGCTGTTGTAATACCAACCTACAATCCGCCTAGATCTTTTTATGAATTAATTGAAATGGTAGGTAGTTTTTCTTTTGTAGATAGGGTAATTGTAATTGATGATGGTTCAAAAGAAAAGATAAACGTTTCAAATGAGAAGTGTATTTTATTAAGGCATGGGGAAAACAAGGGGAAAGGTGCAGCTTTGAAGACAGCTTTTGACTATCTCAAAAATGAAAAATGTGACAAGGTAGTTCTTTTGGATAGTGATTTGAAGGTTGATAAAAAGAGTATGGAGAAGTTTTTAAAAAATGTATTTCTCAATGGAAATAAGGTTGTTATTGGTTATCCTATAAATGTAAAAAAGAGAGGTTTTGGAGTTGTTAAGGCATTCGCAAAGTTTGTTGTCAAGTTTTATACTGGCAGAACTGTTGAATATTCTTTGAGTGGTCAGAGGATAATTCCTTTTTCTGCAATTGATGAAATAAAGTATATTCCTAAAAGATATGGTATAGAAGTTTCAACTTTGATAGATTTTCTGAAAAAAGGTTATGAGATAGTAGAAATTCCGTTTAACTTTACTCATGATGAAAAAGGGAAAAGTGTACGAGATCTTTTACATAAATTGCATCAGCTAAAAGATATATTTATAGTTTTTATTACTAAATGGTGGAGGTTGTAA